A region from the Malus domestica chromosome 07, GDT2T_hap1 genome encodes:
- the LOC139197843 gene encoding uncharacterized protein — translation MEQFFKRKSSSGSGSSNNVDSSNTVGSSRTPSSRQSQLDDVLGNLQADPGLRTRIIDYDANMRDEVRRLYLQKGPCQPRGHNFPITNMSGINRRFIPQWFDEFDWLEYSVSKDAAFCLYCYLFKTNFEQVGSEAFTGDGFKNWKKGRERFKMHVGPVGSVHNKAREAATNLMNQATHIETAVSKHSDQTRKAYRTCLIASIKCTKFLLRQGLPFRGHDESATSSNRGNYLELLQFLADNNDKVREVVMENAPGNLKLLAPSIQKEIVNSCALETLDAIMDGLKDIFFSILVDEARDVSVKEQMAMVLRYVDDNGHVIERFVGIQHVTDTTSSSLKDAIDTLFSRYGLSISKLRGQGYDGASNMRGELNDLKTKILREQPCAYYVHCFAHQLQLALVAVAKNNIDIASFFATANNVVNHVGASCKRRDSLRGQLQEELVIAFENDCLITGRGLNQETSLKRAGDTQWNSHYGTLISIISMLSSVVHVLQMVIDNNPNESAGEANTLIRVILTFEFVFHLFLMKVILGLTNDLSQALQRKDQEIVNAMALVKSCKEKLYWMRNNGFDALVDEVSSFVKNIILMFLTWKRHLYFQGGQCVMLQ, via the coding sequence ATGGAACAgttttttaagagaaagtcATCATCGGGTTCGGGTAGTTCGAATAATGTTGATAGTTCAAATACTGTTGGTAGTTCAAGAACTCCAAGTTCAAGACAAAGTCAGTTAGATGATGTTTTGGGTAATCTTCAAGCGGATCCTGGATTAAGAACTCGAATAATAGATTATGACGCTAATATGAGAGATGAGGTCCGAAGATTATATCTACAAAAAGGACCTTGTCAACCTAGAGGTCATAATTTCCCAATAACTAATATGTCGGGAATTAATCGACGCTTCATTCCCCAATggtttgatgagtttgattggttggagtatagtGTATCTAAAGATGCGGCATTTTGTCTCTATTGCTATctctttaaaaccaattttgaaCAAGTGGGTAGTGAAGCTTTCACTGGAGATGGATTTAAGAAttggaagaaagggagagaaagatttaaGATGCATGTTGGCCCGGTTGGGAGTGTTCATAATAAGGCTAGAGAAGCTgctacaaatttgatgaatcaaGCTACACATATTGAAACGGCAGTGAGCAAACACTCTGACCAAACTCGTAAGGCTTATCGCACATGCTTGATTGCTTCAATCAAGTGCACTAAGTTTTTATTGCGACAAGGTCTTCCTTTTCGTGGCCATGATGAAAGTGCCACTTCAAGCAATAGGGGAAATTACTTGGAGTTATTGCAATTCCTTGCagataataatgataaagttagagaagttgtgatggaaaatgctccggggaatctcaaattactagctccttccattcaaaaagaaattgtgaattcatGTGCCCTTGAAACACTTGATGCTATCATGGATGGTCTAAAAGATATATTCTTTTCAATATTGGTGGATGAAGCACGTGATGTGTCTGTGAAAGAGCAAATGGCTATGGTGTTGCGTTATGTGGATGACAACGGGCATGTAATTGAAAGATTTGTGGGTATCCAACATGTTACCGACACTACTTCAAGTTCACTAAAGGATGCTATTGACACATTGTTTTCTCGCTACGGTTTGAGCATTTCCAAGCTACGAGGACAAGGTTATGATGGTGCTAGCAATATGAGAGGTGAGTTGAATgaccttaaaacaaagatattgagagaacaaccttgtgcatattatgttcattgctttgctCATCAACTTCAACTAGCTCTTGTTGCCGTAGCAAAGAATAATATAGACATTGCTTCTTTTTTTGCAACGGCTAATAATGTGGTTAATCATGTTGGAGCATCTTGTAAGCGGCGTGATTCACTTAGAGGGCAACTTCAAGAAGAGCTTGTGATAGCTTTTGAAAATGATTGTCTTATAACGGGGCGAGgcttaaatcaagaaacaagtcTCAAACGTGCCGGTGACACACAATGGAACTCACACTATGGTACCTTGATTAGCATCATTTCTATGTTGTCATCCGTGGTTCATGTGCTTCAAATGGTTATTGATAATAATCCCAATGAAAGTGCGGGTGAAGCAAATACGTTAATAAGAGTGATACTtacttttgagtttgtgtttcaccttttcttgatgaaagtcatattgggactcacaaatgatttgtcacaagcattgcaaaggaaagatcaagaaattgtgaatgcaatggctTTAGTGAAATCATGCAAGGAAAAGCTATATTGGATGAGGAATAATGGGTTCGATGCATTGGTTGATGAAGTATcttcttttgtgaaaaacatcatATTGATGTTCCTAACATGGAAGAGGCATTTATACTTCCAGGGAGGTCAATGCGTTATGCTCCAATAA